The following proteins are co-located in the Billgrantia tianxiuensis genome:
- a CDS encoding ABC transporter permease — protein sequence MSANLTATLSSARPGGNLKAQLRRAERLRKLKAIGLVAPLALFLLVVFVVPIGSMLWRSVDNTELDSVMPITAEGLRQWDGTGLPDNATLAAFAAELRDSRQGGGLGRIGRRLNYEDTSYRSLLMTTLRGLPAAGAVEADADWRTILTEIDPAWGETETWLGIQRAAPTTTDRYLLASLDLERGAEGELQRVAERERIYMAVFQRTLVIAGGVTLICLALGFPLAYLLATLPAKTSNLLMILVLLPFWTSLLVRTAAWIILLQSNGLVNQSLIVTGLIESPLQLVFNRIGVFFAMVHILLPFMVLPLYSVMKGISPSYQRAAVSLGAHPFAAFWQVYVPQTISGVAAGTILVFIMALGYYITPALVGGPADQMVSYYVAYYTNTTNNWGMAAALGSLLLVVTLLLYLVYHRLVNRKQLIRS from the coding sequence ATGTCCGCGAACCTGACGGCAACCCTATCGTCGGCGAGGCCCGGAGGTAATCTCAAGGCGCAGCTACGTCGTGCCGAGCGCTTGCGCAAGCTCAAGGCCATCGGCCTGGTGGCGCCGTTGGCGCTGTTCCTGTTGGTGGTGTTCGTCGTGCCCATCGGCAGCATGCTGTGGCGTAGCGTCGACAACACCGAGCTGGATTCGGTGATGCCGATCACTGCAGAAGGGCTCAGGCAGTGGGACGGTACCGGCTTGCCGGACAACGCCACCCTGGCGGCTTTCGCCGCTGAACTGCGCGACTCCCGCCAGGGCGGCGGGCTGGGGCGCATCGGGCGACGCTTGAACTACGAGGATACGAGCTATCGCAGCCTGCTGATGACGACCCTGCGTGGCCTGCCGGCTGCCGGAGCGGTCGAGGCGGATGCCGATTGGCGCACGATCCTGACCGAAATCGACCCCGCCTGGGGCGAGACCGAAACCTGGCTTGGTATCCAGCGCGCCGCGCCCACCACGACCGATCGCTACCTGCTGGCTTCGCTGGATCTCGAACGTGGCGCAGAGGGCGAGCTGCAGCGTGTCGCCGAGCGCGAGCGTATCTACATGGCGGTATTCCAGCGCACCCTGGTCATTGCCGGCGGGGTGACGCTGATCTGCCTGGCGCTGGGATTCCCGCTGGCCTATCTGCTGGCCACGCTGCCGGCCAAGACCAGCAACCTGCTCATGATCCTGGTGCTGCTGCCGTTCTGGACCTCGTTGCTGGTGCGCACCGCGGCCTGGATCATCCTGCTCCAGTCCAATGGACTGGTGAACCAGAGCCTGATCGTCACCGGGCTGATCGAATCGCCGCTGCAGCTGGTGTTCAACCGAATCGGGGTCTTCTTCGCCATGGTGCACATCCTGCTGCCGTTCATGGTGCTGCCGCTGTACAGCGTGATGAAGGGGATCTCGCCGAGCTATCAGCGTGCCGCGGTATCGCTCGGCGCCCACCCCTTCGCCGCCTTCTGGCAGGTCTACGTGCCGCAGACCATTTCCGGCGTGGCGGCGGGCACCATCCTGGTCTTCATCATGGCGCTCGGCTATTACATCACGCCAGCGCTGGTGGGTGGCCCGGCCGACCAGATGGTCAGCTACTACGTGGCCTACTACACCAACACCACCAACAACTGGGGCATGGCCGCGGCCCTGGGTAGCCTGCTGCTGGTGGTCACGCTGCTGCTCTATCTGGTTTACCACCGCCTGGTGAACCGCAAGCAACTGATCAGGAGCTGA
- a CDS encoding ABC transporter substrate-binding protein — translation MTHNRFPLSRISRGIALGSLVTLGLAVSANAQALTVISFGGASGQAMEKAYYGPFAEETGISLTPGDYNGELSRIRAMVETGNVSWDVVEMESPELVRGCFEGLFEPIDWQRLGLGGELIDAAFDECGVGTFVWSTVLAYDADALSSAPTSWADFWDVEQFPGTRGLRRGAKYTLEFALMADGVAASEVYDVLRTPEGVDRAFAKLDEIKDHIQWWEAGAQPPQWLVSGDVAMTSAYNGRIAAAQEEGSNLEIVWNESIYDLDYWAIVAGSEHVDEAYDFIQFASQPENQAVYSSEIPYGPVHPAAIDQLDDAQARRMPTHEENMTGALAIDTGFWVDHGEELEQRFSAWAAR, via the coding sequence ATGACGCACAACCGCTTCCCGCTGTCCCGCATCAGCCGTGGCATCGCCCTCGGCAGCCTGGTCACCCTCGGCCTGGCGGTATCCGCCAACGCCCAGGCGTTGACCGTCATCTCGTTCGGCGGCGCCTCGGGCCAAGCCATGGAGAAGGCCTACTATGGCCCCTTTGCCGAAGAGACCGGTATCAGCCTGACCCCGGGCGACTACAATGGCGAGCTGTCGCGCATTCGCGCCATGGTGGAAACCGGCAACGTCAGTTGGGACGTGGTGGAAATGGAGTCCCCCGAGCTGGTGCGCGGCTGCTTCGAAGGCCTGTTCGAGCCCATCGACTGGCAGCGCCTCGGCCTGGGCGGCGAACTGATCGATGCGGCCTTCGATGAGTGCGGCGTGGGTACCTTCGTGTGGTCGACGGTGCTGGCCTATGACGCCGATGCACTGAGTAGCGCGCCGACCTCCTGGGCCGACTTCTGGGACGTCGAGCAGTTCCCGGGCACACGCGGGCTGCGTCGCGGCGCCAAGTACACCCTGGAATTCGCGCTGATGGCCGACGGCGTCGCCGCCAGCGAGGTGTATGACGTGCTACGCACGCCGGAGGGTGTCGATCGCGCCTTCGCCAAGCTCGACGAGATCAAGGACCACATTCAGTGGTGGGAGGCGGGCGCCCAGCCGCCCCAGTGGCTGGTCTCCGGTGACGTGGCGATGACCTCTGCCTACAACGGCCGTATCGCCGCCGCCCAAGAGGAGGGCAGCAACCTCGAGATCGTCTGGAACGAGAGCATCTACGACCTCGACTACTGGGCCATCGTGGCCGGTAGCGAGCATGTCGATGAAGCCTACGACTTCATCCAGTTTGCCAGTCAGCCCGAGAATCAGGCGGTCTATTCCAGCGAGATCCCCTACGGCCCCGTGCACCCGGCGGCCATCGACCAACTGGACGATGCCCAGGCCCGGCGCATGCCGACCCACGAGGAGAACATGACTGGAGCACTCGCCATCGACACCGGCTTCTGGGTCGATCATGGCGAAGAACTCGAGCAGCGCTTCAGCGCCTGGGCGGCGCGCTAA
- a CDS encoding aminotransferase class V-fold PLP-dependent enzyme: MPGLLPDVDPDGLLEYSVVYTDRSLNHMSQRFQGVMRDVSATLKRVYRARSAVIVPGSGTFGMEAVARQFATNQHCLVIRNGQFSYRWSQILEMGAIAASTTVLKARRLDPQDPHSPFAPAPIEEVERTIREERPGVVFAPHVETSAGLLLPDDYLKRVAAAVHDVGGLFVLDCIASGTLWVDMVELGIDVLVSAPQKGWSGLPCCGMVMLSEAARKRIEQTVSTSFACDLRKWLSIMETYENGGHAYHATMPTDGLARLRDIMHETAEYGFERVCEEQWALGQGVRELLARYGYRSVAAPGFEAPGVVVCYTEDPGIVAKFAAAGLQVAGGVPLMCDEGADYQAFRIGLFGLDKLHNRERSLTHLETALKQLA; the protein is encoded by the coding sequence ATGCCCGGCCTGTTGCCCGACGTCGACCCCGATGGCCTGCTCGAGTATTCGGTGGTCTATACCGACCGCTCGCTCAACCACATGTCCCAGCGCTTCCAGGGTGTGATGCGTGACGTCTCGGCGACTCTCAAGAGGGTCTACCGGGCGCGCAGTGCCGTGATCGTGCCCGGCAGCGGCACCTTCGGCATGGAAGCCGTGGCCCGCCAGTTCGCCACCAACCAACACTGCCTGGTCATCCGCAACGGCCAATTCAGCTATCGTTGGTCGCAAATCCTGGAAATGGGTGCCATTGCCGCCTCGACCACGGTGCTCAAGGCGCGCCGTCTGGACCCGCAGGATCCGCACTCCCCTTTCGCTCCGGCTCCCATCGAGGAAGTCGAGCGCACCATCCGCGAAGAACGGCCAGGGGTAGTATTCGCGCCCCATGTCGAGACCTCCGCCGGCCTGCTGTTGCCCGACGATTACCTGAAGCGGGTCGCGGCGGCAGTACATGACGTCGGCGGCCTGTTCGTGCTCGATTGCATCGCCTCGGGCACACTGTGGGTGGATATGGTCGAGCTGGGTATCGACGTCCTCGTCAGCGCGCCACAAAAAGGCTGGAGCGGACTCCCCTGCTGCGGCATGGTGATGCTCTCCGAAGCGGCCCGCAAGCGCATCGAGCAGACCGTCAGCACCAGCTTTGCCTGCGATTTGCGCAAATGGCTCTCGATCATGGAGACCTACGAGAACGGCGGTCATGCCTATCACGCCACCATGCCCACCGACGGCCTGGCCCGGCTGCGCGACATCATGCACGAGACCGCCGAGTACGGCTTCGAGCGTGTTTGCGAGGAGCAGTGGGCGCTGGGCCAGGGGGTGCGCGAGCTACTGGCCCGCTACGGCTACCGCAGCGTGGCGGCGCCCGGCTTCGAGGCTCCCGGCGTGGTGGTCTGCTATACCGAAGATCCCGGCATCGTGGCCAAGTTCGCCGCCGCCGGACTCCAGGTCGCCGGCGGCGTGCCGCTGATGTGCGATGAAGGTGCCGACTACCAGGCGTTCCGTATCGGCCTG
- a CDS encoding ABC transporter ATP-binding protein: MPHNNTSDSNDHPSPALITFEGVQKTYDGENLVVKDLNLTIRQGEFVTLLGPSGSGKTTCLMMLAGFEVPTSGDIFLREQRLNSVPPHKRNFGMVFQNYALFPHMTVEENIRYPLKTRKMPAAEADRKVARILDMIQLRDFAKRRPTQLSGGQQQRVALARSLVFEPQLVLMDEPLGALDKQLREQMQLEIKHIHDQLGLTVVFVTHDQSEALTMSDRVAVFNDGVIQQIDTPSNLYEHPANAFVAQFIGENNTLTGRIESVEGQQCRARFGDGFITGALIGPGLAVGDATRLSIRPERVKLNGSARQLPNRLQARVREFIYLGDHLRVRCELAGNDEFMARVPVDDFETGMQPGDMVELGWRDEDVRALNAS; this comes from the coding sequence ATGCCTCATAACAATACCAGCGATTCGAACGACCACCCATCACCAGCCTTGATTACCTTCGAAGGGGTACAGAAGACCTACGATGGCGAAAATCTGGTCGTCAAGGACCTCAACCTGACGATCCGCCAAGGTGAGTTCGTCACCCTGCTTGGCCCGTCCGGGTCCGGCAAGACCACCTGCCTGATGATGCTCGCGGGCTTCGAAGTACCTACCAGCGGCGATATCTTCCTGCGCGAGCAGCGACTCAACAGCGTACCGCCCCACAAGCGCAACTTCGGCATGGTCTTCCAGAACTATGCGCTGTTTCCGCACATGACGGTAGAAGAGAACATCCGCTACCCGCTCAAGACGCGCAAGATGCCGGCCGCCGAGGCCGATCGCAAGGTGGCGCGCATCCTCGACATGATCCAACTGCGCGACTTCGCCAAGCGCCGGCCGACCCAGCTCTCCGGCGGGCAGCAGCAACGGGTGGCACTGGCTCGTTCACTGGTATTCGAGCCTCAGTTGGTGCTGATGGACGAGCCGCTGGGGGCACTGGACAAGCAGCTGCGCGAGCAGATGCAGCTGGAGATCAAGCATATTCACGACCAGCTCGGGCTCACCGTGGTCTTCGTCACTCACGATCAGAGCGAAGCCTTAACGATGTCGGACCGGGTGGCGGTGTTCAACGACGGTGTCATCCAGCAGATCGATACGCCCAGCAACCTCTACGAACACCCCGCCAATGCCTTCGTCGCCCAGTTCATCGGCGAGAACAACACGCTGACAGGACGCATCGAGTCGGTGGAAGGACAGCAGTGCCGGGCCCGCTTCGGCGATGGCTTCATCACCGGAGCGCTGATCGGGCCCGGTCTGGCCGTGGGCGATGCCACCCGGCTGTCGATTCGTCCCGAGCGAGTCAAGCTCAACGGCTCCGCTCGGCAGCTGCCTAACCGGCTTCAGGCTCGCGTACGTGAATTCATCTATCTGGGAGATCACCTACGGGTGCGCTGCGAGCTGGCTGGCAACGACGAGTTCATGGCTCGTGTTCCCGTGGATGACTTCGAGACCGGCATGCAGCCGGGAGACATGGTAGAGCTGGGCTGGCGCGACGAGGACGTACGCGCGCTCAACGCCTCCTGA
- a CDS encoding class I SAM-dependent methyltransferase — translation MAVQERPSVLAGPERRAQLTLFARNFFKHPRMLGSIIPSSSFLVRRLLEPVDWERARVVVEYGPGVGTITREILSRLHPDATLVVIETNDDFVDFLNRSLSDPRLKVIAGSAETILAELERLGLPAADYVVAGLPFSTMPAEIRERILKGSHEALGPEGAMLIYQFSPKVSSDLRQTFTRVESTFEPINIPPARVYFCHK, via the coding sequence ATGGCGGTTCAAGAGCGACCCTCGGTCTTGGCAGGCCCCGAGCGACGAGCCCAGCTGACGCTGTTCGCCCGTAACTTCTTCAAGCATCCACGCATGCTGGGCTCGATCATCCCCAGCTCGTCCTTCCTGGTACGCCGCCTGCTGGAACCGGTCGACTGGGAGCGGGCACGGGTCGTCGTCGAGTACGGCCCCGGAGTCGGCACCATTACCCGAGAGATCCTCAGCCGCTTGCATCCCGACGCCACGCTCGTGGTGATCGAAACCAACGATGACTTCGTCGACTTCCTCAACCGTTCCCTGTCCGATCCGCGTCTCAAGGTGATCGCCGGCTCGGCCGAAACGATCCTGGCCGAGCTGGAGCGACTGGGCCTGCCCGCTGCCGATTACGTGGTGGCCGGTCTGCCCTTCAGCACCATGCCCGCAGAGATCCGCGAGCGCATCCTCAAGGGTAGCCATGAAGCCTTGGGGCCGGAGGGAGCGATGCTGATCTATCAGTTCTCGCCCAAGGTGTCGTCCGACCTGCGCCAGACCTTTACTCGAGTGGAGAGTACCTTCGAGCCGATCAACATTCCGCCAGCCAGAGTCTATTTCTGCCACAAGTGA